TAACAGGATATTACGTTGAGAATCCATCGTTATTTATCTCTGTCTTGTTTCTGGACTGGTGGAACGGGGTCGTAACCCCCTTCATTCAAAGGGTGGCATTTTAATAGACGTTTGCTTGATAACCAACACCCTTTTACAAAACCGTGAGCTTTCAACGCTTCGATGGCATATGTAGAGCAAGTTGGAGTAAAACGACAGCGAGGTCCAAT
The sequence above is drawn from the Vibrio sinaloensis genome and encodes:
- the yidD gene encoding membrane protein insertion efficiency factor YidD, producing the protein MAAPISPFAWLAIGFVRLYQGLISPLIGPRCRFTPTCSTYAIEALKAHGFVKGCWLSSKRLLKCHPLNEGGYDPVPPVQKQDRDK